One window from the genome of Candidatus Didemnitutus sp. encodes:
- a CDS encoding efflux RND transporter permease subunit: MIDKILEFALRQRVFVLLGAVALIFIGAWSASQLPIDAVPDITNVQVQINTSVPSLAPEEIEKLVTYPIEVEMGGIEKLLEVRSISKFGLSQVTLIFKEGADIYRARQLAGERLQAVLDELPPGVTPKLAPITTGLGEIYHYTVRYKEGFKDAPADPVDRLRELKLAQDYIVKPALRTVPGVTEVNTSGGYDKQIVIMPNPAKLTSVGLTVGEVADIVAENVANAGGSVVEKGGESVTVRAIGRVQTTEEIANLPIKFSGARAGTLRVKDVADVAIGSGVRTGSATHDGAEAVLGSALMLIGENSRLVSSRVHERIGELQSKLPNGMEVETVYNRTDLVNSTIRTVEKNLFEGAILVIAILIALLGNWRAALIVATAIPLSMLFAMTGMVRYGVSGNLMSLGAVDFGLIVDGAVVMAENIVRMLAQRQHQLGRLLSKEERLHTILTACKQVGTPTVFGVAIITIVYLPMFTLTGIEGKMFTPMAFTVVFALIGALILALTVVPVLCSFFMTAKVSEEDNFLIRFAKRLYTPVLHFSLRMRWLMSAIAIGIFGVSMWVFTHLGAEFIPQLDEGSLAAQMIRTTSIGLGPSVQMQTAAEKLMLEKFPEVTHTFARVGTSEVATDPMGVNVGDSYIMMKPPAEWRKIDGRTITKDELTNLMSKELAVHFPAQSYLFSQPIELRFNELLSGSRADIAIKVFGDDYDTLEKVAGEVREIVEKIPGAADVEFDAAGKAPVLQVVLNRTAMSRYNVHADEVNKVIETAFAGVEGGVIIDGNRRYPIITRLPESARQDFANVANLPIRTTDGGMVTLGQVADVSMTESVNTISREAFQRRMAIQVNLRGRDVQSFVLEAQQKIGAEVKLPEGYFVEYGGAFKNLQEARTRLMIVVPAALALIFLLIFMAFGSVRQALIVYTGIPLAVTGGVFALWLRDLPFSISAAVGFIALSGVAVLNGVMMISFINQLREEGKNVRDAVVEGALTRLRPVLMTALVAALGFVPMALATGSGAEVQRPIATVVIGGIITATFLTLVLLPTLYCWFERDNRPSRSVNPATPNKGHA; the protein is encoded by the coding sequence ATGATCGACAAGATTCTCGAGTTTGCCCTCCGCCAGCGCGTGTTCGTGCTGCTCGGCGCAGTGGCGCTCATATTCATCGGCGCTTGGTCAGCCTCCCAGCTGCCCATCGATGCCGTGCCCGACATCACCAACGTTCAGGTGCAAATCAACACCTCGGTGCCTTCACTCGCACCTGAGGAAATCGAAAAACTCGTCACCTATCCCATCGAAGTCGAGATGGGTGGAATCGAAAAGCTCCTCGAAGTCCGCTCCATCTCGAAATTCGGCCTTTCGCAAGTCACCCTGATTTTCAAGGAAGGTGCGGACATTTATCGCGCCCGCCAACTTGCGGGTGAGCGCCTCCAAGCCGTTCTGGATGAGTTGCCGCCGGGCGTCACACCGAAACTCGCCCCCATCACCACGGGCCTCGGTGAAATCTACCACTACACGGTCCGCTATAAAGAGGGTTTCAAGGATGCCCCGGCCGATCCGGTGGACCGGCTGCGTGAACTCAAGCTGGCTCAGGACTATATCGTGAAGCCCGCGTTGCGCACCGTGCCCGGCGTTACGGAGGTCAATACTTCCGGTGGCTACGATAAGCAGATCGTGATTATGCCCAATCCCGCAAAGCTCACGAGCGTGGGTCTCACCGTGGGTGAGGTGGCCGACATCGTCGCGGAAAACGTCGCCAACGCCGGCGGCTCGGTGGTGGAGAAGGGCGGCGAGTCCGTTACGGTGCGTGCCATCGGGCGGGTGCAGACGACAGAGGAAATCGCCAACCTGCCGATCAAATTCTCCGGTGCCCGCGCGGGCACATTGCGCGTCAAAGACGTGGCTGATGTCGCTATCGGTTCCGGCGTTCGCACGGGCTCCGCGACCCATGATGGGGCAGAGGCTGTGCTCGGCTCTGCCCTCATGCTTATTGGCGAGAACAGCCGGTTGGTTTCCAGCCGGGTGCACGAGCGAATTGGCGAACTGCAATCAAAGCTACCCAACGGCATGGAGGTTGAAACCGTGTATAATCGCACCGACTTGGTCAATTCGACCATCCGCACGGTGGAGAAGAATCTCTTTGAGGGAGCGATTCTGGTGATCGCGATCCTGATTGCCCTGCTTGGCAACTGGCGTGCCGCCCTGATTGTCGCCACCGCCATCCCGCTTTCCATGCTCTTCGCCATGACCGGCATGGTTCGCTATGGCGTGTCGGGTAATCTCATGAGTCTCGGAGCCGTGGACTTTGGTCTGATCGTGGACGGGGCGGTGGTCATGGCCGAGAATATCGTGCGCATGCTGGCCCAGCGTCAGCATCAGCTTGGTCGCCTCCTGAGCAAGGAAGAGCGCCTGCATACCATCCTGACCGCCTGCAAACAGGTCGGCACACCCACCGTCTTCGGTGTGGCCATCATCACTATCGTTTACCTGCCGATGTTCACCCTCACGGGCATCGAAGGGAAAATGTTCACGCCGATGGCCTTCACTGTCGTCTTCGCCCTCATCGGCGCGCTCATTCTCGCGCTCACGGTTGTGCCGGTGCTGTGCTCGTTCTTCATGACGGCAAAGGTCAGCGAAGAGGACAACTTCCTCATTCGCTTTGCCAAGCGACTCTACACGCCGGTGCTTCACTTCAGCCTGCGCATGCGCTGGCTCATGTCAGCCATTGCCATTGGCATATTCGGCGTGTCGATGTGGGTGTTCACTCACCTTGGCGCGGAGTTCATTCCGCAGCTCGACGAGGGTTCGCTCGCCGCTCAGATGATCCGCACGACCAGCATTGGTCTTGGGCCGTCGGTGCAAATGCAGACTGCCGCCGAGAAGCTGATGTTGGAAAAGTTCCCGGAAGTAACCCATACCTTCGCCCGCGTCGGCACCTCCGAGGTGGCGACCGATCCGATGGGCGTGAACGTGGGCGACAGCTATATCATGATGAAACCGCCCGCCGAGTGGCGGAAGATCGACGGTCGCACCATCACCAAGGATGAACTGACCAATCTCATGTCGAAGGAGCTGGCCGTTCACTTCCCCGCCCAGAGCTACCTCTTTTCTCAACCGATTGAATTGCGTTTTAACGAACTGCTCTCGGGCAGCCGGGCCGACATCGCCATCAAGGTTTTTGGTGACGACTACGACACCTTGGAAAAGGTCGCCGGCGAGGTCCGTGAAATCGTGGAGAAGATCCCCGGGGCCGCCGACGTCGAGTTTGATGCGGCAGGCAAGGCGCCCGTCCTCCAGGTCGTCCTCAACCGCACGGCCATGTCGCGCTACAACGTCCACGCCGATGAGGTAAACAAGGTGATCGAGACCGCGTTCGCCGGCGTCGAGGGCGGGGTGATCATTGATGGCAATCGCCGTTATCCCATCATCACCCGTCTGCCGGAATCGGCGCGGCAGGATTTTGCCAACGTTGCCAATCTCCCCATCCGCACGACCGACGGCGGCATGGTCACCCTCGGCCAGGTGGCCGACGTGAGCATGACCGAAAGCGTCAACACCATCAGCCGTGAGGCGTTCCAGCGCCGCATGGCGATTCAGGTCAACCTGCGCGGCCGCGATGTGCAGAGCTTCGTTTTGGAAGCGCAGCAAAAGATAGGAGCCGAGGTTAAGTTGCCCGAAGGCTATTTCGTCGAATACGGCGGGGCCTTCAAGAACCTCCAGGAGGCGCGCACCCGGCTGATGATCGTGGTGCCAGCCGCGCTCGCCCTGATCTTCCTCCTGATCTTCATGGCCTTTGGCAGCGTCAGACAGGCCTTGATTGTTTACACCGGCATCCCCCTCGCCGTCACCGGCGGCGTCTTCGCCCTCTGGCTGCGCGACCTGCCTTTCTCCATCTCGGCGGCGGTCGGCTTCATTGCTCTCTCCGGCGTGGCTGTGCTCAACGGCGTCATGATGATCTCCTTCATCAATCAATTGCGCGAAGAGGGAAAGAATGTGCGGGACGCCGTGGTCGAGGGCGCGCTGACCCGTCTGCGCCCCGTGCTCATGACCGCCTTGGTCGCCGCCCTCGGTTTCGTTCCGATGGCTCTCGCCACGGGGTCGGGCGCTGAGGTCCAGCGACCCATCGCGACCGTCGTCATCGGCGGCATCATCACGGCGACCTTCCTGACCCTCGTCCTGTTGCCAACGCTCTACTGCTGGTTTGAACGCGACAACCGGCCTTCCCGTTCCGTCAACCCCGCAACTCCCAACAAAGGACACGCATGA
- a CDS encoding TolC family protein, with translation MNPIVSTPSYLIRPSLGLMLLTLAGVAHAQSAPDEAATAVSLSALVSEITAKNPERQFYQEEIAAAKAGVRISSRLSDPELAFDIGQKRLKDSSGARIGDGAVWSVSVTQTFEWPGRLSLRKAIANRQVELAELGVARFENALTARARTLAFGLYAANAKAAAIREVSDRFSSLKETFLARDPAGITPLLETRVIEASELALQRRATEAELAVQAALIELNQLRGVAVDAPLRVAAPALSFASLPATPDLLAAAREKNFDYRMRLVELEQQGFAVSLARNERYPGISVSPYFSRDNVGDRETIVGLGLSVPLPVSGRTGAAVEVANARRRQAEAAVLVTLRELDREVITSAQAFATKLAESRRWSPDAVQKFREAADLADRHYRTGAVPIATYVELQNSYLDAVEALLDTQSETLAAGLKVQQLTGIELNPVEIKP, from the coding sequence ATGAATCCTATTGTTTCCACGCCCTCCTACCTCATCCGCCCGAGCCTCGGGTTGATGCTCCTCACCCTTGCGGGTGTCGCACACGCCCAAAGCGCGCCCGATGAAGCCGCGACTGCCGTTTCACTGTCCGCGCTCGTCAGCGAAATCACGGCCAAAAATCCCGAGCGCCAATTTTATCAGGAAGAAATTGCCGCCGCCAAAGCCGGGGTGCGCATCTCCTCACGCCTGAGCGACCCCGAGTTGGCTTTTGATATCGGTCAAAAGCGTTTGAAGGACTCATCGGGTGCCAGGATCGGCGACGGTGCGGTCTGGTCTGTCTCCGTCACGCAGACCTTCGAATGGCCTGGTCGTCTCTCCCTGCGCAAGGCTATCGCCAACCGACAGGTTGAACTGGCCGAACTGGGCGTCGCCCGGTTTGAAAACGCCCTGACGGCGCGTGCGCGCACGCTGGCTTTCGGTCTCTACGCCGCCAACGCCAAGGCGGCGGCGATCAGGGAAGTTTCCGACCGTTTCTCCTCGCTCAAGGAAACCTTCCTTGCCCGCGATCCGGCTGGCATCACGCCCCTGCTGGAAACACGCGTGATCGAGGCAAGCGAACTCGCCCTCCAGCGACGCGCAACCGAAGCTGAGCTTGCCGTGCAGGCGGCGCTGATTGAACTGAATCAGCTTCGTGGCGTGGCCGTTGATGCCCCGCTGCGGGTGGCCGCTCCGGCCCTTAGTTTTGCCTCCTTGCCTGCCACCCCTGATCTGCTGGCCGCCGCCCGCGAGAAGAACTTCGACTACCGGATGCGGCTGGTTGAATTGGAGCAACAGGGGTTTGCCGTCAGTCTCGCCCGCAACGAGCGCTATCCCGGCATCAGCGTGAGTCCGTATTTCTCGCGGGACAACGTGGGTGACCGCGAGACCATCGTCGGTCTCGGCCTGAGCGTTCCCTTGCCTGTCTCGGGTCGCACGGGTGCGGCCGTAGAAGTGGCCAATGCCCGCCGCCGGCAGGCGGAAGCCGCTGTGCTGGTCACGCTGCGCGAACTCGACCGTGAAGTCATCACGTCTGCACAGGCCTTCGCCACCAAGCTCGCCGAGTCGCGGCGTTGGTCGCCCGATGCCGTGCAGAAATTCCGCGAAGCTGCGGATCTGGCCGACCGCCACTACCGGACCGGCGCGGTGCCCATCGCCACCTACGTCGAATTGCAGAACAGCTACCTCGATGCCGTCGAAGCGTTGCTCGATACCCAAAGCGAAACGCTGGCGGCCGGACTCAAGGTCCAGCAGCTCACCGGCATTGAACTCAACCCTGTCGAAATCAAGCCATGA